The genomic DNA GTGGGGGATTGCCGGCGATCTCGGCCGCAGTGGCGCGGGCGGCGGCCAGTGCGGCGTCGGCGTCGTCGTACACGTCGTTGACCAGACCGATCTTCTCGGCGCGGGCGGCGGTGATGTCCTTGCCCGTCAACGCCAGTTCCCGCAGGTGGCCGTCGGACAGGATCCGCGGCAGCCGGGCCAGGCTCCCGACATCGGCCACGATCGCCAGCTTGACCTCGCGCACCGAGAACTTGGCGTCGGCGCTGGCATAGCGAATGTCCACGGCGCTGATCAGGTCCACGCCCCCGCCGATGCACCACCCGTGCACCGAAGCGATGGTGGGGGTGCGGCAGTCGGCCACCGCGGTGATGGAGTCCTGCATGGTCTTCAGTCGCGCGTGGAAGTCGGCGCGGGGCCGCGCCAGGGCGCCGTCGGCCATCATGGGGCCCAACGTGTCACCCATCGCGGCCAGGTCCAGCCCGTAACTGAAGTTCCTGCCCGAACCCGTCAGCACGATGGCCCGCACCTGCGGGTCGGCATCCAGCGCGCGGAACACCACGGGCAACTCGTTCCAGAAGGCCGGGCCCATGGCGTTGCCCTTGCCCGGCCCCAGCAGCGTCACCTGCGCCACGTGGTCGGTGATGTCGACCGACAGCGATTCGTACACCTCACCCATTCCGCCAGGCTAACTGGTTGGTTGGGCGCTGCGGATCAGGGTCCGGCGAATCCGAGCAGAACCTCTTTGAGATCCGCTTCGGGGATGGCCTGGCAGATCACCTGCGCGAGCCCGAAGACGAACACCGGCTGCTGGACGTTCTCGTCGGCCAGGATCTCGTCGATGACGGCCCGGCGGTCCTTCTCACTGAGATCGGCGAACTCGGCGCAGGTCATGCCGTCCACCCGCACCGGTTCGGTGGTCTGGGCCACCACGCCGTCGACGGTGGTGGCGCAGCCCGTGAGGACAGCGACCGCGGCCAGCAGCGCGAGCAGGAACCGCTTCATCGGTTCGACGCTAGTGCCTGTCGGGGAGCGGGCATAACGTGACACCATGGCCGATCCCACGTACACGCAGACGTTCACCCCGCCCGTCGATGAACTGGCGTGCGCCGAAGCCACGCTCACCGTGCTGCACGACGCGGTCCGTCCACTCGCCCGGGACGACATGTCACGTTCGACACCGTGCTCGGAATTCGACGTCGCCGCGCTCACCGACCACCTGATGTCCTCCATCACCACCCTCGGCGGCGCGGCCGGGGCCGAGTTCCCGCAGGACTCCCCGGACGATGCGGTGGACCGCCGGCTCGTCATGGCGGCCCGCCCTGCGCTCGACGCCTGGCACCGGCGGGGCCTCGAGGGAACGGTGGACCTGGGCCCCGGGGCGTTCCCGGCCCGCTCCGCGGTCAACATCCTGGCGCTGGAGTTCCTGGTGCACGGGTGGGACTACGCGCGCGCCGCCGGCCGCGACCTCGAGGTGCCCGACACCCTGGCGGGCTATGTGCTCGACGCCGCGCGGGACATCATCACCCCGGAGGGCCGTTCGGCTGTCGGCTTCGACCAGCCGGTCCAGGTCGGCGACGACGCGTCCGATTTCGCGAAGCTGCTGGCCTTCACCGGGCGGAAACCCTAGATCCAGCCGCGGGCGAAGTCGAGAAAGACGTCGTTCTCGTGCGGCGCACCGATGGTGACCCGCACGCCGTCGGTGCCGTAGGGGCGCACCAGCACCCGGGCGTTGGCGGCCTGCTCGACGAAGTCGGCGGTGCGTTGGGGCCCCAGCGGCAGCCACACAAAATTGGCCTGCGACTCCGGGAGCTCATATCCCGCGTCGCGGAGCGCGGCACTCACCCGGGCTCGCTCGGCCACCACGGCATCGGTGCGGGCCATCAGTTCGTCGGCTGCCTGGATCGAGGCGATGGCCGCGGCCTGGCTGAGGCTGGTCGCGGTGAACGGCACGTAGACCTTGCCCAGCGCGGTGATGATGTCCGGGTCGCCCACCGCGTAGCCCACCCGTGCGCCGGCCAGCCCGTAGGCCTTCGAGAAGGTCCGCAGCACAACCACGTTCGGGTGGTTGCGCACCAGGCCCAGGCTGTCGGGCACCAGGCCGTCGCGGATGTACTCCACGTAGGCCTCGTCGATTGCGATCAGGATGTCGCTGGGCACCGCCTCGACGAACGCGGCGAGCTGGTCCGGATCCACCACCGTCGACGTCGGGTTGTTCGGATTGCAGACGAAGATCAACCGGGTGCGGTCGGTGACGGCGGCCAGCATCGCGTCGAGGTCGTGGGTGTGATCTTTGAGCGGAACCTGCACCGGGGTGGCGCCGGCCACCCGCACCTGCAACGGGTACACCTCGAATGCGCGCCAGCCGAACATCACCTCGTCGCCCACCGTCGCGGTGATTTGAATCAACTGCTGGCACAGGCTCACCGAACCGCAGCCGGCCGCGATGTTCTCGGGCGCGAACCCGACGTGTTTGGCCAGGTGTTCTCTCAGCTCGACGTATCCGTTGTCGGGGTAGCGGTTCAGGGTGTCAGCGGCGTTCTCGATGGCCTTTCGCACGCTCGGCAGCGGCCCGTCAACAGTCTCGTTGCTGGCCAGCTTGATGGCGCCGGGCACGGTTTTGCCCGGTGTGTACGCCGGAAGATCGGCCATCAACGGGCGCAGTCGGGCGGTCATTTGGTCAGCATATGTGAGTACCTGTACGCTTCTCCCTCGGCGGTTCCGGTGCTACCAAGACGGTCCGGTAATCTCCAAGGACGTTCAAGGAGGCGTGCCAGAGCGGCCGAATGGGACTCACTGCTAATGAGTTGTCCGTCTTAAAGCGGACCGGAGGTTCAAATCCTCTCGCCTCCGCCACATAACTGAATAGGTAGTACCCAGCGCCCGTAGCTCAACGGATAGAGCATCTGACTACGGATCAGAAGGTTAGGGGTTCGAATCCCTTCGGGCGCACCACGCATCTTTCTCCGGCGGCTCGCCGGGCATCAATCAGTTAGCTGTTCCGGCGTTTCCGGTGCGCTATCTTGAGCTCTCCTGAAATTGGCGGAGGGGTCAACAGCGTGGCGCGTCGGACCGGTCATCACCGCTGGCTGCAGTTGGGCGCCGCCTCGGCCGGTTTGGGCGCGGCGTTGCTGGGGGTGGGCGTCGCGGGCTTCGCGGCCGCGGACACCGAGAGCCCATCGGCCGCCAGCGCCACCCATACCGAATCCAGCCCCGCGAAGTCGGAGCCATCCGAGTCGGAGTCGGAGTCGGAGTCGGAGTCCGGCGCATCGGACACCTCGGCGCCTTCTGACGCCGAGGAACGGGAAACCGACGAGGACGACGTCGAAGCTGAGTCCAGCGATCGTGACCGTGACCGTGACGAGGAGCCCGAGGCACCGGCCGTTGTCGACGCGGACGAGTCCGTCGAGGCCGAGGACGACACCGACGTCGCAGAGGAAGACTCCCCACCCGTCGAGGCTGCGCCCGCGGCGGTGTCCGGCTCCGAGCGGCCGTGGGCGACGGTGCAGGCGCCGGCGCCCCGGCGCGACCCGGTCGAGAACCTGGTGCGCTCCCTGGTGGCCGGACTGCCGACGCCGGTACGCCGGTCGCTGTTCAACGAGGCGCCGGAGGTCGGCGGCCAGGTGATGCTCGGTGGGGCCGCCGGCGAGGTGATCACCGGCCGTGTCGAGGCGGTGGACCCCGAGGGTGACCGGGTGGTTTACCGGCTCGGTGCACGCCCGGCGGCGGGCAGTGTGGTCCTCGGCGCCGACGGCGCCTGGACGTACACACCGGGGGTCGGCTTCGACGGAGTCGACACGTTCGTCATCGTCGCCGACGACACCGGCT from Mycolicibacterium tokaiense includes the following:
- a CDS encoding TIGR03086 family metal-binding protein, producing the protein MADPTYTQTFTPPVDELACAEATLTVLHDAVRPLARDDMSRSTPCSEFDVAALTDHLMSSITTLGGAAGAEFPQDSPDDAVDRRLVMAARPALDAWHRRGLEGTVDLGPGAFPARSAVNILALEFLVHGWDYARAAGRDLEVPDTLAGYVLDAARDIITPEGRSAVGFDQPVQVGDDASDFAKLLAFTGRKP
- a CDS encoding crotonase/enoyl-CoA hydratase family protein; this encodes MGEVYESLSVDITDHVAQVTLLGPGKGNAMGPAFWNELPVVFRALDADPQVRAIVLTGSGRNFSYGLDLAAMGDTLGPMMADGALARPRADFHARLKTMQDSITAVADCRTPTIASVHGWCIGGGVDLISAVDIRYASADAKFSVREVKLAIVADVGSLARLPRILSDGHLRELALTGKDITAARAEKIGLVNDVYDDADAALAAARATAAEIAGNPPLVVQGIKDVLDEQRTADVAASLRYVAAWNSAFLPSKDLTEGISAMFAKRPPEFTGE
- the hisC gene encoding histidinol-phosphate transaminase, with protein sequence MTARLRPLMADLPAYTPGKTVPGAIKLASNETVDGPLPSVRKAIENAADTLNRYPDNGYVELREHLAKHVGFAPENIAAGCGSVSLCQQLIQITATVGDEVMFGWRAFEVYPLQVRVAGATPVQVPLKDHTHDLDAMLAAVTDRTRLIFVCNPNNPTSTVVDPDQLAAFVEAVPSDILIAIDEAYVEYIRDGLVPDSLGLVRNHPNVVVLRTFSKAYGLAGARVGYAVGDPDIITALGKVYVPFTATSLSQAAAIASIQAADELMARTDAVVAERARVSAALRDAGYELPESQANFVWLPLGPQRTADFVEQAANARVLVRPYGTDGVRVTIGAPHENDVFLDFARGWI